Proteins encoded in a region of the Suncus etruscus isolate mSunEtr1 chromosome 1, mSunEtr1.pri.cur, whole genome shotgun sequence genome:
- the TLN1 gene encoding talin-1 isoform X2 → MTEIEAKVRYVKLARSLKTYGVSFFLVKEKMKGKNKLVPRLLGITKECVMRVDEKTKEVIQEWNLTNIKRWAASPKSFTLDFGDYQDGYYSVQTTEGEQIAQLIAGYIDIILKKKKSKDHFGLEGDEESTMLEDSVSPKKSTVLQQQYNRVGKVEHGSVALPAIMRSGASGPENFQMGSMPPAQQQVTSGQMHRGHMPPLTSAQQALTGTINSSMQAVQAAQATLDDFDTLPPLGQDAASKAWRKNKMDESKHEIHSQVDAITAGTASVVNLTSGDPAETDYTAVGCAVTTISSNLTEMSRGVKLLAALLEDEGGSGRPLLQAAKGLAGAVSELLRSAQPASAEPRQNLLQAAGNVGQASGELLQQIGESDTDPHFQDVLMQLAKAVASAAAALVLKAKSVAQRTEDSGLQTQVIAAATQCALSTSQLVACTKVVAPTISSPVCQEQLVEAGRLVAKAVEGCVSASQAATEDAQLLRGVGAAATAVTQALNELLQHVRAHATGAGPAGRYDQATDTILTVTENIFSSMGDAGEMVRQARILAQATSDLVNAIKADAEGESDLENSRKLLSAAKILADATAKMVEAAKGAAAHPDSEEQQQRLREAAEGLRMATNAAAQNAIKKKLVQRLEHAAKQAAASATQTIAAAQHATAAPKASAGPQPLLAQSCKAVAEQIPLLVQGVRGSQAQPDSPSAQLALIAASQSFLQPGGKMVAAAKASVPTIQDQASAMQLSQCAKNLSTALAELRTAAQKAQEACGPLEMDSALSVVQNLERDLQEAKAAARDGKLKPLPGETMEKCAQDLGTSTKAVSSAIAQLLGEVAQGNENYAGIAARDVAGGLRALAQAARGVAAQTSDPAVQAIVLDTASDVLDKANSLLEEAKKAAGRPGDPESQQRLAQVAKAVTQALNRCVSCLPGQRDVDNALRAVGDASKRLLSNSLPPSTGTFQEAQSWLNEAAAGLNQAATELVQASRGTPQDLARASGRFGRDFSTFLEAGVEMAAQAPSQEDQAQVVSNLKGISMSSSKLLLAAKALSTDPAAPNLKTQLAAAARAVTDSINQLITMCTQQAPGQKECDNALRELETVRELLENPVQPINDMSYFGCLDSVMENSKVLGEAMTGISENAKNGNLPEFGEAISTASKALCGFTEAAAQAAYLVGVSDPNSQAGQQGLVEPTQFARANQAIQMACQSLGESGCTQSQVLSAATIVAKHTSALCNSCRLASARTANPTAKRQFVQSAKEVANSTANLVKTIKALDGDFTEENRAQCRAATAPLLEAVDNLSAFASNPEFSSVPAQISPEGRAAMEPIVISAKTMLESAGGLIQTARALAVNPRDPPRWSVLAGHSRTVSDSIKKLITSMRDKAPGQLECETAITALNSCLRDLDQASLAAVSQQLAPREGISQEALHTQMLTAVQEISHLIEPLASAARAEASQLGHKVSQMAQYFEPLTLAAVGAASKTLSHPQQMALLDQTKTLAESALQLLYTAKEAGGNPKQAAHTQEALEEAVQMMTEAVEDLTTTLNEAASAAGVVGGMVDSITQAINQLDEGPMGEPEGSFVDYQTTMVRTAKAIAVTVQEMVTKSNTNPEELCPLANQLTSDYGRLASQAKPAAWAAENEEIGAHIKHRVQELGHGCSALVTKAGALQCSPSDAYTKKELIECARRVSEKVSHVLAALQAGNRGTQACITAASAVSGIIADLDTTIMFATAGTLNREGAETFADHREGILKTAKVLVEDTKVLVQNAAGSQEKLAQAAQSSVATITRLADVVKLGAASLGAEDPETQVVLINAVKDVAKALGDLISATKAAAGKVGDDPAVWQLKNSAKVMVTNVTSLLKTVKAVEDEATKGTRALEATTEHIRQELAVFCSPEPPAKTSTPEDFIRMTKGITMATAKAVAAGNSCRQEDVIATANLSRRAIADMLRACKEAAYHPEVAQDVRLRALHYGRECANGYLELLDHVLLTLQKPNPELKQQLTGHSKRVAGSVTELIQAAEAMKGTEWVDPEDPTVIAENELLGAAAAIEAAAKKLEQLKPRAKPKEADESLNFEEQILEAAKSIAAATSALVKAASAAQRELVAQGKVGAIPANALDDGQWSQGLISAARMVAAATNNLCEAANAAVQGHASQEKLISSAKQVAASTAQLLVACKVKADQDSEAMKRLQAAGNAVKRASDNLVKAAQKAAAFEDQENETVVVKEKMVGGIAQIIAAQEEMLRKERELEEARKKLAQIRQQQYKFLPTELRDEH, encoded by the exons ATGACTGAGATTGAGGCCAAGGTACGCTATGTGAAGCTAGCCCGTTCCCTCAAGACCTATGGCGTCTCCTTCTTCCTGGTTAAG GAAAAGATGAAAGGCAAGAACAAGCTGGTGCCCCGGCTCCTGGGCATCACTAAGGAGTGTGTGATGCGCGTGGATGAGAAAACTAAAGAGGTGATCCAGGAATGGAACCTCACCAACATCAAACGTTGGGCCGCCTCCCCCAAGAGCTTCACCCTG GATTTTGGGGATTACCAGGATGGCTACTACTCAGTGCAGACCACCGAAGGGGAGCAGATTGCCCAGCTCATTGCTGGCTACATAGACATCATCCTGAAAAAG AAAAAGAGCAAGGATCACTTTGGACTGGAGGGAGATGAAGAGTCTACTATGCTGGAAGACTCAGTGTCCCCCAAAAA ATCCACTGTCCTCCAGCAGCAGTACAATCGAGTGGGGAAGGTGGAGCACGGCTCTGTGGCCCTGCCCGCCATCATGCGTTCTGGGGCTTCAGGTCCTGAGAACTTCCAAATGGGCAGTATGCCCCCTGCCCAGCAGCAGGTCACTAGTGGCCAGATGCACCGAGGACATATGCCTCCATTG ACTTCTGCCCAGCAGGCGCTCACAGGAACCATCAACTCTAGCATGCAGGCAGTGCAGGCCGCCCAAGCCACTCTGGATGACTTTGACACTCTGCCGCCTCTAGGCCAGGATGCT GCCTCCAAGGCCTGGCGGAAGAACAAGATGGATGAATCAAAGCATGAGATCCACTCGCAGGTGGACGCCATCACAGCTGGCACTGCCTCCGTGGTGAACCTGACATCGG GTGACCCTGCTGAGACTGACTACACAGCCGTGGGCTGTGCTGTCACCACCATCTCCTCCAACCTGACTGAGATGTCTCGTGGTGTCAAGCTGCTGGCCGCTTTGCTGGAGGATGAGGGTGGTAGTGGGCGGCCCCTGCTGCAAGCAGCTAAGGGCCTGGCAGGGGCCGTGTCCGAGCTGCTACGCAGTGCCCAGCCAGCCAGCGCTGAG CCCCGTCAGAACCTGTTGCAGGCAGCTGGAAATGTGGGCCAGGCTAGCGGAGAGCTGTTGCAGCAGATTGGGGAGAGTGATACTGACCCCCACTTCCAG GATGTGCTGATGCAGCTCGCCAAGGCTGTGGCCAGTGCCGCCGCTGCCCTGGTCCTCAAGGCCAAGAGCGTGGCCCAGCGAACAGAAGACTCGGGCCTCCAGACCCAGGTCATTGCTGCAGCCACACAGTGCGCTCTGTCTACCTCCCAGCTGGTGGCTTGTACCAAG GTGGTGGCGCCTACGATAAGTTCGCCCGTGTGTCAGGAGCAGCTTGTGGAGGCCGGCCGCCTGGTGGCCAAAGCAGTGGAAGGCTGTGTGTCTGCCTCACAGGCAGCCACTGAAGATGCGCAGCTGCTGAGGGGGGTGGGGGCCGCTGCCACCGCTGTCACCCAGGCCCTGAATGAGCTGCTACAGCATGTGAGGGCCCATGCCACAGGGGCAGGGCCCGCTGGCCGTTATGACCAGGCCACAGACACCATCCTTACTGTTACTGAGAACATCTTCAGCTCCATGGGCGATGCTG GGGAGATGGTGCGGCAGGCCCGAATCCTGGCCCAGGCCACCTCAGACCTGGTCAATGCCATCAAGGCCGACGCTGAGGGGGAGAGTGACCTGGAGAACTCCCGAAAGCTCTTAAGTGCTGCCAAGATCCTTGCTGATGCCACGGCCAAGATGGTAGAGGCTGCCAAG GGAGCAGCTGCTCACCCCGACAGTGAGGAGCAGCAGCAGCGACTACGGGAGGCTGCCGAGGGGCTGCGCATGGCAACCAATGCAGCTGCACAGAATGCCATCAAGAAGAAGCTGGTGCAGCGGCTGGAG CATGCAGCCAAACAAGCAGCTGCCTCGGCCACGCAGACTATTGCCGCTGCTCAGCATGCCACCGCCGCCCCCAAAGCATCGGCTGGCCCCCAGCCCTTGCTGGCACAGAGCTGCAAG GCTGTGGCGGAACAGATCCCACTGCTGGTGCAGGGCGTGCGAGGCAGCCAAGCCCAGCCCGACAGCCCCAGTGCACAGCTGGCCCTCATTGCTGCCAGCCAGAGCTTTCTGCAG CCAGGTGGGAAGATGGTGGCAGCTGCCAAGGCCTCTGTGCCCACCATTCAGGACCAGGCCTCGGCCATGCAGCTGAGTCAGTGTGCCAAAAACCTCAGCACTGCCTTGGCCGAGCTCCGCACCGCAGCCCAGAAG GCTCAGGAAGCATGTGGGCCCCTGGAGATGGATTCAGCTTTGAGTGTGGTACAGAACCTAGAGCGGGACCTGCAGGAGGCGAAGGCTGCAGCCCGGGATGGCAAACTGAAGCCTTTGCCTGGAGAGACG ATGGAGAAATGTGCCCAGGACCTGGGCACCAGCACCAAGGCCGTAAGCTCTGCCATCGCTCAGCTGCTAGGAGAAGTCGCCCAGGGCAATGAGAATTATGCGG GTATTGCTGCTCGGGATGTGGCAGGGGGGTTGCGGGCACTGGCCCAGGCTGCCAGGGGAGTTGCAGCCCAGACGTCCGACCCTGCGGTGCAGGCCATTGTGCTTGACACAGCCAGTGATGTCCTGGACAAGGCCAACAGTCTCCTTGAGGAGGCGAAAAAGGCAGCCGGCCGTCCCGGGGACCCTGAGAGCCAACAGCGGCTCGCCCAG GTGGCTAAAGCAGTGACCCAGGCTCTGAACCGCTGCGTCAGCTGCCTGCCGGGCCAGCGTGATGTGGACAATGCCCTGAGGGCTGTGGGTGATGCCAGCAAGCGACTCCTAAGCAACTCG TTGCCCCCCAGCACTGGAACTTTTCAGGAAGCTCAGAGCTGGTTGAATGAAGCTGCTGCAGGGCTGAATCAGGCTGCCACAGAACTGGTACAGGCCTCCCGGGGGACCCCACAGGACCTGGCGCGAGCCTCGGGCCGATTCGGTCGGGACTTCAGCACCTTCCTGGAGGCCGGCGTGGAGATGGCAGCACAGGCTCCG agccaggaggaccaggcGCAAGTTGTGTCCAACCTGAAGGGCATCTCCATGTCTTCAAGCAAGCTTCTCCTGGCGGCAAAGGCCCTGTCCACAGACCCCGCTGCCCCCAACCTCAAGACTCAGCTCGCAGCAGCCGCCCG AGCGGTCACTGACAGTATCAACCAGCTCATCACCATGTGTACCCAGCAGGCCCCGGGCCAGAAAGAGTGTGACAATGCCCTGCGGGAGCTGGAG ACGGTTCGGGAACTGCTAGAGAATCCAGTGCAGCCCATCAATGACATGTCCTACTTTGGCTGCTTGGACAGTGTCATGGAGAACTCAAAG GTGCTGGGAGAAGCCATGACAGGCATCTCTGAGAATGCCAAGAATGGAAACCTGCCGGAGTTTGGAGAGGCCATCTCCACAGCCTCCAAGGCCCTGTGTGGCTTCACAGAAGCAGCTGCACAG GCTGCCTACCTGGTGGGCGTCTCCGACCCCAACAGCCAAGCTGGACAGCAGGGACTGGTGGAGCCCACCCAGTTCGCCCGTGCAAACCAGGCCATTCAGATGGCTTGTCAGAGCTTGGGAGAGTCGGGCTGTACCCAGTCCCAG GTGCTCTCCGCAGCCACCATTGTAGCCAAACATACATCTGCACTATGTAACAGCTGCCGCCTGGCTTCTGCTCGGACTGCCAACCCTACCGCCAAACGCCAGTTTGTGCAGTCGGCCAAGGAGGTGGCCAATAGCACTGCCAATCTCGTCAAGACCATCAAG GCGCTGGACGGAGACTTCACTGAGGAGAACCGTGCCCAGTGCCGCGCGGCCACTGCCCCCCTTCTGGAGGCTGTGGATAACCTGAGCGCCTTTGCGTCCAACCCTGAGTTCTCCAGCGTCCCAGCCCAGATCAGCCCTGAG GGTCGTGCAGCCATGGAGCCCATCGTGATCTCTGCTAAAACCATGCTAGAGAGTGCTGGGGGCCTCATCCAGACTGCCCGGGCCCTGGCTGTCAATCCTCGGGACCCTCCACGCTGGTCAGTACTGGCCGGCCATTCCCGGACTGTCTCAGACTCCATCAAGAAGCTGATCACAAGCATGAG GGACAAGGCCCCAGGGCAGTTGGAGTGTGAGACAGCCATCACGGCTCTGAATAGCTGTCTGCGGGACCTCGACCAGGCTTCTCTGGCTGCAGTCAGCCAGCAGCTGGCTCCCCGCGAGGGAATCTCTCAAGAG GCTTTGCACACACAGATGCTCACTGCTGTGCAGGAGATCTCCCACCTGATCGAGCCGCTGGCCAGTGCTGCCCGGGCTGAGGCCTCCCAGCTGGGCCACAAG GTGTCCCAGATGGCTCAGTACTTCGAGCCACTCACCCTGGCCGCTGTGGGTGCCGCCTCCAAGACCTTGAGCCACCCACAGCAGATGGCGCTACTGGATCAGACCAAGACCTTGGCGGAGTCAGCCCTGCAGCTGCTATACACTGCTAAGGAGGCTGGCGGGAACCCCAAA CAAGCAGCCCACACCCAGGAGGCCCTGGAGGAGGCCGTGCAGATGATGACTGAGGCTGTCGAGGACCTGACCACGACCCTCAACGAGGCGGCCAGTGCTGCTGGGGTTGTAGGAGGCATGGTGGACTCCATCACGCAGGCCATCAATCAG CTAGATGAAGGACCTATGGGTGAGCCAGAAGGTTCTTTTGTGGATTACCAGACCACGATGGTGCGCACAGCCAAGGCCATTGCCGTCACCGTTCAGGAGATG GTAACCAAGTCAAATACCAACCCCGAGGAGCTGTGCCCACTCGCTAACCAGCTGACCAGTGACTACGGCCGTCTAGCCTCACAGGCCAAGCCTGCTGCATGGGCTGCTGAAAATGAAGAG ATTGGTGCCCACATCAAGCACCGAGTTCAAGAACTGGGCCACGGCTGTTCTGCTCTGGTCACCAAGGCAGGCGCACTGCAGTGCAGCCCCAGCGATGCCTACACGAAGAAGGAGCTCATCGAGTGTGCTCGGAGAGTCTCTGAGAAG GTCTCCCACGTGCTGGCCGCACTGCAGGCCGGGAACCGTGGCACACAGGCCTGCATCACAGCCGCCAGTGCTGTATCAGGCATCATAGCCGACCTTGACACCACCATTATGTTCGCCACGGCTGGCACGCTCAACCGAGAGGGTGCTGAGACGTTTGCCGACCACCG GGAGGGCATCCTGAAGACGGCCAAGGTGCTGGTAGAAGATACAAAGGTGCTAGTGCAGAACGCGGCTGGGAGCCAGGAGAAGCTGGCCCAGGCAGCCCAGTCCTCTGTGGCCACCATCACCCGCCTCGCAGATGTGGTCAAGCTGGGGGCTGCCAGCCTGGGCGCTGAAGACCCTGAGACCCAG GTGGTGCTGATCAACGCCGTAAAGGATGTAGCCAAAGCCCTAGGAGATCTCATCAGTGCCACCAAGGCAGCTGCTGGCAAAGTTGGGGATGACCCTGCTGTGTGGCAGCTCAAGAACTCTGCCAAG GTCATGGTGACCAATGTGACGTCACTGCTGAAGACCGTGAAGGCTGTGGAGGATGAGGCAACCAAAGGCACGAGGGCCCTGGAGGCCACCACAGAGCACATAAGGCAGGAACTGGCG GTCTTCTGTTCCCCAGAGCCACCTGCCAAAACATCAACTCCAGAAGATTTTATCCGAATGACCAAGGGCATCACCATGGCAACAGCCAAGGCTGTTGCAGCTGGCAACTCCTGTCGCCAGGAAGATGTCATTGCCACAGCCAATCTGAGCCGGCGTGCTATTGCAGACATGCTTCGGGCCTGCAAA GAAGCAGCTTACCACCCTGAAGTGGCCCAGGACGTGCGCCTTCGTGCCCTGCATTATGGCCGTGAATGTGCCAATGGCTACCTGGAGCTGCTGGACCACGTGCTCCTG ACTCTACAGAAGCCTAACCCGGAATTGAAACAGCAGCTGACGGGGCACTCGAAGCGCGTGGCTGGTTCAGTCACAGAGCTCATCCAGGCCGCTGAGGCCATGAAGG GAACAGAATGGGTAGACCCAGAAGACCCCACGGTCATTGCAGAGAATGAGCTCTTGGGAGCTGCAGCTGCCATTGAGGCTGCAGCCAAGAAACTAGAGCAGCTGAAACCTCGAGCCAAACCCAAG GAGGCAGATGAGTCCTTGAACTTTGAGGAGCAGATACTGGAAGCTGCCAAGTCCATCGCAGCTGCCACCAGTGCCCTGGTAAAGGCCGCTTCAGCGGCCCAAAGGGAGCTGGTGGCCCAAGGGAAG GTGGGCGCCATACCAGCAAATGCCCTGGATGATGGCCAGTGGTCTCAGGGCCTAATTTCTGCG GCCCGCATGGTGGCTGCAGCCACCAACAATCTGTGTGAGGCAGCCAATGCTGCTGTGCAAGGCCACGCCAGCCAGGAGAAGCTCATCTCGTCGGCCAAGCAGGTTGCTGCCTCCACCGCCCAGCTGCTCGTTGCCTGCAAAGTCAAAGCTGACCAGGACTCAGAGGCCATGAAGCGGCTCCAG GCGGCTGGCAATGCAGTGAAGCGAGCCTCAGACAACCTGGTGAAGGCAGCCCAGAAGGCAGCAGCCTTCGAGGACCAAGAGAACGAGACAGTGGTGGTAAAGGAGAAGATGGTCGGAGGCATCGCTCAG ATCATCGCTGCCCAGGAAGAAATGCTCCGGAAGGAACGGGAGCTGGAAGAAGCGCGGAAAAAGCTGGCCCAGATCCGGCAGCAGCAGTACAAGTTCCTGCCCACAGAGCTTCGAGATGAACACTAG